The Eulemur rufifrons isolate Redbay chromosome 29, OSU_ERuf_1, whole genome shotgun sequence DNA window GGTTTTGTACCCAGGAATACTGTCGGATATAAAGAAGGCATTTTGACAGTGGAGTTATATTTAAAATCGGTACTTCTGTTGGAGTACCTGACAACTAAAATGGTTGTAAGGTTGAATTTATACATTCATGTAAAcccaaatatttctcttttgctcCTGGATGTTTTCTTTACAGGGAACACTGAAAGGTTTTGACCAGACCATTAATCTGATTTTGGATGAAAGCCATGAACGAGTATTCAGCTCTTCACAGGGAGTAGAGCAAGTGGTACTAGGATTGTACATTGTAAGAGGTGACAACGTGTAAGTAGATTATGTCTTTTTAAGGCAGGTTAAAATTATACTACAGGTGTACTGCCTTCCTTTATGTAGACGTTTTCCCCAAAATATACTATGTCAACCATACAAAGTTAGTAGAATCAGGCACTCATTTGTTTTGTGAATGTGGCTTTTCTTACATTTGCTTAAAGTAAAGCAGTTCTATACATTTTATGTCAACATTTATTCAGGTGCCAACCAAAGCTATctctttacaaattaaactttctcCTGAGATCAGTCCATACCTCTGATAGTTGGGTGTCCTGGATAGGATCCAGAAAGGGCGCTGCCTCATACCAAATACTTAATTAGAGAGGCTTCTTAAAATGGTCTTCCAAATACCCTGAATTTCAGCAGAACGTAAATATATTGTGAGAGTCCAAGGCTAGAAAATGCGTTTGAAATCTCTTCTTGgcacaattttaaataattcgTAGTCTATAATATAGCTGTATTTATAAACAAGGATTTATgcattgcttattttcttttaattttttagtatattgaCCACTTAAGATGTCCCATGTTTACTCTGTGGCCTCGGTTAACTTGGGACACACCCATACACCAGTTTGAGAGTATTTTAGTGATAGCAATTTAAGAAAAGCCTGCAGCTATATAGAGCAGTACTGTCCAAAAGAACTTTTTGCGATGTGGAAATGTTGCATACCTGCATTTTCCAGTACAGTAGTCACTAGCCATTGAGTACTTGGAAAGTGACTAGTGTGACTGAggagctgaaatttaaattttatttagttgtaattaattttaatagttatatGTGGCTTGTAATAGTATAGTTATAGAGGCTAGAAGAATTTGAATCAGTTCTCCAGTGAGTACTGTATTTAATCAAAATATGACTGGAAggtaacaaaatataaaagatgaaggGACACTTTATTCATTTAAGTTGTTTGTGTTAACTAAATTGCCTTTACATGGATAAATTATTTGATCTTTAATCAAAATTAGGGGTTTAAAGCTGGGCACATGGCATTCACtgagtagtcccagctactcacaaaGCTGAGGCGGAATGAttacttaagtccaggagtttgaggtcagcctggacTAGATagagagtgagaaaaaaaatcaaaggtttataaaatattctatagaGATGACTTTTTAGGTGGAATTATAAGGTGAGCTGTAAAGAATAAGAGGGAAGCAAAGCAGGTAGGGCCCAGGTCCCCTGACCAGAACAACATTGATTGGTTCTGGAATGTATAATAATTGATTTTAAGAAGAtttcttctactttaaaaatgtagtttttttttttttttttggaacttcagttaaaaaaaatttatttaaacctTTGCCCTAgacccagtggtgtgctggaaccAGCTAATACTGGCTCATGAAAGCAGATTGTTATATTTTCAGGAATTTGGCAAGCTGATTGATTGTTAGTATTTGAAATTGGGCATGGTGGGAGTATTGTGCAATGGATATTAGTAAATGCTTCAAACCAGCCTCCTCGTTTTACTCCAGAGAGCTGGTTTTTAAACACTTACCAAAATTCCACTACCTACttacaggattttattttattttattttgttttttttagacagagtctcgctctgttgcccgggctagagtcagtaccgtggtgtcagcctagctcacagcaacttcaaactcctgggcttaagcaatcctactgcctcagcctcccgagtagctgtgactacaggcatgtgccaccatgcccggctaattttttctatatatattttagttggccagataatttctttctattgttagtagagacggggtctcgctcttgctcaggctggtctcgaactcctgacttggAGCTATccacctaccttggcctcccagagtgctaggattacaggcgtgagccatcgcacccggccTTAAGCGTAGAATTGAggtctttaatttgttttattttgagaaaatataatcTACCAGAGCAAAATTGGACTGattctatattataaatattcatcTTTAGAATTACTCTcattaaaatcaaacaaatgtAAACCCAACAAATAACAGTTTTGTATGGGATAATGTTTCATAGATCAACATCCTGTCATCTGGGTAATAACATTGATTATATCAAGTCAGAGGGCTATGGGTTGGTTACCTAGCATGCTATTAATGAATTTAATGTTATAGATGTTACATTATTGTTGAACAAGGAAGAGTTTCCTGGCTTTAACCCTAGCCAGTCAATATCAAAAATCATTTGTTAGATACCAAAGTACCTACTGCTACTATTATCTTTGTATATGAAgaactgtactttttaaaaaagtcttagaTTTAATTGGAAactgaaaaatcataaaaaggaaaCTAGTAGGTATACTAATGTATCATTTATGGATATAGTTCAAGATTACTCAAAAATTGATACTTACATTTGCTGATttagtagtaatttttttttcttcaatacaGTCCCAGAATTGAATTGAAATCATAGGATTTGGAAGTTTTGGGTTTTTATACCATACCTATCTCCcatatgtgtttttttcctttaaagactcATGATCCAATCGCTTTATGCAATCTGTCCCTTAATATTGGTTCTTGTAATAATGTTTCTTCAAATAATTCCTTCTTGAGTTTTATGACTTAAATATATAGTTCACTGACTCatgcaaatatttgctttttaccTTAAGTAGTTCTTTTTACTATGGTCTCTCACTTTTATGTTTTGGAAGAATGCTACTAAGTGCTTTGGTTTGATTAGTAAGATTTTTGGAACACATGCAAAATTTCAGAAATGCAActgttttaactctttttttctccataaataaTTATAGTGCAGTCATTGGAGAAATTGATGAAGAGACAGATTCTGCGCTTGATTTGGGGAATATTCGAGCAGAACCTCTGAACTCTGTAGCACACTGAAGAAAAACTACATACTTGGACATCTGTAAATCTTTGTACAGAAACTGCTTATTCTGAGTATGATGTGTGGAATTTTTATGAACATGTAATTGTGGATTTTGACTATATTGATTTATtgtaatatgtaaattaaaatatttctacattttattgaaaaaactttttttttgcctAACTCATAACTTTGGcagcttggttttatttttctattaaatggaGTGAAAATCTCATAATCATtttgaaaacttagaaaaaaaatcaggacttgctcatattttaatatttatggaaaacGAGTgtaaaagagatatttgtatgcAATATAAGTCAAGCATACAAACAACATCACTAGTACAGGATATATATGTTTCTTACCCTGATTTTGAGAAAGTCACAGGAAGGTAAATCCCATTTTCTACAGTTACCTGAATCATCAGCATTTATCACACTGCCCTGGTGGTGGTTTACTAGTGCTTTTGAAAGTTTCTTCCCAGTACTTAGGCATGGGTAGCGTAAAAATGTGCCtggttgagaaaaagaaaaatgctgtcAAAGTTTTAATAGATTGGGCCAAAAATTGAGACTTGAATATTAAGGATGACTGGGAAAGGTAGGATTGATGGAGAggatattgttaaaatttttggaTGCCCCTTAGGttacatattaaagaaatatgaacACATT harbors:
- the LSM8 gene encoding LSM8 homolog, U6 small nuclear RNA associated, whose amino-acid sequence is MTSALENYINRTVAVITSDGRMIVGTLKGFDQTINLILDESHERVFSSSQGVEQVVLGLYIVRGDNVAVIGEIDEETDSALDLGNIRAEPLNSVAH